In Actinomadura citrea, a single window of DNA contains:
- a CDS encoding aminotransferase class V-fold PLP-dependent enzyme translates to MGASASQVLAPVAASLPPGSRVVVPDIEQTSNLFPWLVQDLDVRTVPPADLPGAIDERTDAVAFSLVQSATGEAAAVDEVVAAARAHGALVRRRRHPGGRPAPGRRDAFRRPRRLGLQVADVPARYRLLRPASGHPSARAWRAWPSTSTRPRPTSTPPSRPWSELGVQRPVGRASPKPPTRRFTRLGRGPS, encoded by the coding sequence GTGGGCGCCTCCGCCTCGCAGGTGCTGGCGCCGGTCGCCGCCTCACTGCCGCCCGGCTCGCGCGTCGTGGTCCCCGACATCGAGCAGACGTCGAACCTGTTCCCCTGGCTCGTGCAGGATCTCGACGTGCGCACGGTGCCGCCGGCCGACCTGCCCGGCGCGATCGACGAGCGCACGGACGCGGTCGCCTTCAGCCTGGTCCAGTCCGCGACGGGCGAGGCCGCCGCCGTCGACGAGGTCGTCGCGGCGGCGCGGGCGCACGGCGCTCTCGTTCGTCGGCGACGCCACCCAGGCGGTCGGCCGGCTCCCGGTCGACGCGACGCCTTTCGACGTCCTCGCCGTCTCGGCCTACAAGTGGCTGATGTGCCCGCGCGGTACCGCCTTCTGCGGCCGGCATCCGGGCATCCGTCCGCAAGGGCATGGCGCGCCTGGCCTTCCACCTCTACACGACCGAGGCCGACGTCGACGCCGCCATCGCGGCCCTGGTCTGAGCTCGGCGTGCAGAGGCCGGTTGGCCGGGCTTCACCGAAACCGCCGACGCGCCGCTTCACGCGCTTGGGCCGCGGCCCCTCATGA
- a CDS encoding oxygenase MpaB family protein — translation MSSRTNIIAARFERAFDAEIRSRFFRGLEFAGPEGDPGWFGPGSAVWYVHSHLPTLLLGLVGAAYIEGLDPSISWMAYDHSRIPERVDGVPTGGIDPEGAAVRLGHSLSFFVGTAYGSTATAERLARTVRAMHHTVKGTRPDGLAYDADDPDWLRWNYATVVWGLATAHERYHRRPLKGDDLERYYREFVRVGEALGGTDLPATKAEVAECLEAYLPRLAITPIKAFGTGPNLRDSKTKPWEPGSPFMDWAARDMLPEWARKLALYQPPNPVTLRLRRTTLWVVLNALHDATGPLPEFRQARARVAAGVSAPVASTAPDAPDPVLSRAEVEATA, via the coding sequence ATGTCATCGAGGACCAACATCATCGCGGCGCGGTTCGAGCGGGCCTTCGACGCCGAGATCCGCTCCCGGTTCTTCCGGGGGCTGGAGTTCGCCGGTCCGGAGGGGGACCCCGGCTGGTTCGGGCCCGGCAGCGCGGTCTGGTACGTCCACTCGCATCTGCCGACCCTGCTGCTCGGGCTGGTCGGGGCCGCCTACATCGAGGGCCTGGACCCGAGCATCAGCTGGATGGCCTACGACCACTCCCGCATCCCCGAGCGCGTCGACGGCGTCCCGACCGGCGGCATCGACCCCGAGGGCGCGGCGGTGCGGCTCGGGCACTCCCTCTCGTTCTTCGTCGGGACGGCCTACGGCTCCACCGCGACCGCCGAGCGCCTCGCCCGGACCGTCCGCGCGATGCACCACACGGTGAAGGGCACCCGCCCGGACGGCCTGGCCTACGACGCCGACGACCCCGACTGGCTGCGCTGGAACTACGCGACGGTGGTGTGGGGGCTGGCGACCGCGCACGAGCGCTACCACCGCCGTCCGCTCAAGGGCGACGACCTGGAGCGCTACTACCGCGAGTTCGTCCGCGTAGGCGAGGCCCTCGGCGGGACGGACCTGCCCGCCACCAAGGCGGAGGTCGCCGAGTGCCTGGAGGCGTACCTGCCGCGCCTCGCGATCACCCCGATCAAGGCGTTCGGGACCGGGCCCAACCTGCGCGACAGCAAGACCAAGCCGTGGGAGCCCGGCAGCCCGTTCATGGACTGGGCGGCCCGCGACATGCTGCCGGAGTGGGCGCGGAAGCTCGCCCTCTACCAGCCGCCCAACCCGGTCACGCTGCGGCTGCGCCGGACGACGCTGTGGGTCGTCCTCAACGCCCTGCACGACGCCACCGGCCCGCTGCCGGAGTTCCGCCAGGCGCGGGCCAGGGTCGCGGCGGGGGTGTCGGCGCCGGTCGCCTCCACCGCGCCGGACGCGCCCGACCCGGTGCTGTCGCGCGCGGAGGTCGAGGCCACCGCCTGA
- a CDS encoding peptide chain release factor 3 — translation MSAGIGTAEDVAAEAARRRTFAVISHPDAGKSTLTEALALHAQAIEQAGAVHGKAGRRGVRSDWMDMERSRGISITSSVLRFEFGDALLNLLDTPGHADFSEDTYRVLAAVDGAIMLLDSAKGLEAQTLKLFDVCRHRGIPVITFVNKWDRPGREPLELLDEVEQRIGLHPAPLNWPVGIAGDFRGLIDRADGSYTRFRRTPGGATRAAAEHVPADRAAAEEGQAWVTANEELALLEEIGAVLDMEAFAAGASTPVLFGAALPNFGVSALLDTVRRLAPAPSARTDAQGHARPVTAPFSGQVFKVQAGMDRAHRDRLAFIRVCSGRFERGATLTHAPTGRPLATKYAQTVFGRDRSTLDAAYPGDVIGLPNASGLTVGDTLYTRTPVTFPPIPAFAPEHFMVARVKDNSRAKQFRRGIDQLDSEGVVQVLRSDLRGDQAPVLAAVGPLQFDVFTARMADEFGAPVELSRLDYTTARITDKESAETLNGRRGIEVLTRTLDGSYIAVFIDKWRVRAIEREYPDLTLTPMLAAGVPD, via the coding sequence GTGAGCGCCGGAATCGGCACGGCGGAGGACGTTGCGGCGGAGGCGGCGCGGCGCCGGACGTTCGCGGTGATCAGCCACCCGGACGCGGGCAAGTCCACGCTGACCGAGGCCCTGGCCCTGCACGCCCAGGCGATCGAGCAGGCGGGCGCGGTGCACGGCAAGGCCGGGCGGCGGGGCGTGCGCTCGGACTGGATGGACATGGAGCGCTCCCGCGGCATCTCCATCACCTCCTCGGTGCTGCGGTTCGAGTTCGGCGACGCCCTCCTGAACCTGCTCGACACCCCGGGCCACGCGGACTTCTCCGAGGACACCTACCGGGTGCTGGCGGCCGTCGACGGGGCGATCATGCTGCTGGACTCGGCCAAGGGCCTGGAGGCGCAGACGCTCAAGCTGTTCGACGTGTGCCGCCACCGCGGCATCCCCGTCATCACGTTCGTCAACAAGTGGGACCGGCCGGGACGCGAGCCGCTGGAACTGCTGGACGAGGTCGAGCAGCGCATCGGCCTGCACCCGGCGCCGCTGAACTGGCCGGTCGGGATCGCCGGGGACTTCCGCGGCCTGATCGACCGCGCCGACGGCTCCTACACCCGGTTCCGCCGCACCCCCGGCGGCGCCACCCGGGCGGCCGCCGAACACGTCCCCGCCGACCGGGCCGCCGCCGAGGAGGGCCAGGCGTGGGTGACCGCGAACGAGGAGCTGGCGCTGCTGGAGGAGATCGGCGCCGTCCTCGACATGGAGGCCTTCGCCGCCGGCGCCTCCACCCCCGTCCTGTTCGGCGCCGCGCTGCCCAACTTCGGCGTGAGCGCGCTGCTGGACACCGTGCGCCGCCTGGCGCCCGCGCCGTCCGCGCGCACCGACGCCCAGGGCCACGCGCGCCCGGTGACGGCGCCGTTCTCCGGGCAGGTGTTCAAGGTGCAGGCGGGCATGGACCGGGCCCACCGCGACCGGCTGGCCTTCATCCGCGTCTGCTCGGGCCGGTTCGAGCGCGGCGCGACCCTCACCCACGCCCCGACCGGGCGTCCGCTGGCGACCAAGTACGCCCAGACGGTCTTCGGCCGCGACCGCTCCACCCTGGACGCCGCCTACCCCGGGGACGTGATCGGGCTGCCCAACGCCTCCGGCCTGACCGTCGGCGACACCCTGTACACCAGGACGCCCGTGACGTTCCCGCCGATCCCGGCGTTCGCCCCGGAGCACTTCATGGTGGCGAGGGTCAAGGACAACAGCCGGGCCAAGCAGTTCCGCCGCGGCATCGACCAGCTCGACAGCGAGGGCGTCGTGCAGGTCCTGCGCAGCGACCTGCGCGGCGACCAGGCTCCCGTCCTGGCCGCGGTCGGCCCGCTCCAGTTCGACGTGTTCACCGCACGGATGGCCGACGAGTTCGGCGCGCCGGTCGAGTTGTCCCGCCTCGACTACACCACCGCCCGCATCACCGACAAGGAGTCCGCCGAGACGCTCAACGGGCGCCGCGGCATCGAGGTGCTGACCCGCACCCTCGACGGCTCGTACATCGCGGTCTTCATCGACAAATGGCGAGTACGCGCCATCGAACGCGAATACCCCGACCTCACCCTCACCCCCATGCTCGCCGCCGGCGTCCCGGACTGA
- a CDS encoding MFS transporter produces the protein MLDASRRHPRPRRDLGQRHGRQPALGDDRQDRVGDLLPPHLGAAVLAPATLTVLTTSFPEGPRRTRALAAWTAVSLAGGAAGNLVGGVLTQSLSWRWILLVNVPIGAIALTLTGRLPGSGRAGRAARLDLPGAASVTAGLALLAYGVMQAEPRGWDDPVTASVLATAVLLLAAFVLIETRLARDPLIPPRLFRLRAVSAGNAVMLLAGACFQVPMWYFLTLYMQDVLNYTALQTGLGFLPHTLLTTAVGLRVTPWLMKRVDDRALVIAGALLAAASFLWQSRLTADGDYLSAVLGPAVLVSVGGGLLNTPLTTTVTSGVPGRDAGAASGLMNTAKQVGGALGLAALTAATAGHAAGPPSLAHAYGNAFLIMAIMMSAIAAASLALPPRRDTPETGPPR, from the coding sequence GTGCTGGACGCGTCCCGTCGACACCCCCGCCCGCGCCGCGACCTCGGTCAGCGACACGGCCGGCAGCCCGCGCTCGGCGACGACCGCCAGGACCGCGTCGGCGATCTCCTGCCGCCGCACCTCGGCGCGGCCGTCCTCGCTCCGGCGACCCTGACCGTCCTCACCACCTCCTTCCCCGAGGGCCCCCGGCGCACCCGCGCCCTCGCCGCCTGGACGGCGGTGAGCCTCGCGGGCGGCGCGGCGGGCAACCTCGTCGGCGGTGTCCTCACGCAGTCCCTGTCCTGGCGCTGGATCCTGCTGGTCAACGTCCCGATCGGCGCGATCGCGCTCACCCTGACCGGCCGCCTGCCCGGCTCGGGCCGGGCCGGGCGCGCCGCCCGGCTCGACCTTCCGGGCGCCGCGTCGGTCACCGCCGGCCTGGCCCTGCTCGCCTACGGCGTCATGCAGGCCGAACCGCGCGGCTGGGACGACCCGGTGACCGCGTCCGTCCTCGCCACCGCGGTCCTCCTGCTCGCCGCCTTCGTCCTCATCGAGACGCGCCTGGCCCGCGATCCGCTGATCCCGCCGCGGCTGTTCCGCCTGCGAGCCGTCTCCGCCGGCAACGCGGTCATGCTGCTGGCCGGCGCCTGCTTCCAGGTGCCGATGTGGTACTTCCTGACCCTCTACATGCAGGACGTCCTGAACTACACCGCGCTGCAGACCGGCCTCGGCTTCCTTCCGCACACCCTGCTCACGACGGCCGTCGGCCTGCGCGTCACGCCGTGGCTCATGAAGCGCGTCGACGACCGGGCCCTCGTCATCGCCGGCGCCCTGCTCGCCGCCGCCAGCTTCCTCTGGCAGAGCCGCCTCACCGCCGACGGCGACTACCTCTCCGCCGTGCTCGGCCCGGCGGTCCTGGTCTCCGTCGGCGGCGGACTGCTGAACACTCCCCTGACCACCACCGTCACCTCGGGCGTGCCCGGACGCGACGCCGGCGCGGCCTCCGGCTTGATGAACACCGCCAAACAGGTCGGCGGCGCCCTCGGCCTGGCCGCCCTCACCGCCGCCACCGCAGGCCACGCCGCCGGCCCGCCATCCCTGGCGCACGCCTACGGCAACGCCTTCCTGATCATGGCGATCATGATGTCCGCCATCGCCGCCGCCTCTCTCGCCCTCCCACCCAGACGCGACACCCCCGAGACCGGCCCGCCCCGCTGA
- a CDS encoding TetR/AcrR family transcriptional regulator, producing MASTRTAAVTRWAGVPASRRRDERRAMLVRAAFRLFGEEGEAALTVRAVCREAELHTRYFYENFADTGALLAAVYDREAAALGEVLARALDEAGPHPDVRTRAGIRGVLSFISEDPRRGRVLFAEARGNEVLAERRRAAQTALLEGVLAMSRAESPPLPVVVAATMFTGAMTELAQQWADGRLGDDLDAVVDSAVELSLALHATTAPHLPSG from the coding sequence ATGGCGAGCACGCGCACGGCCGCGGTCACGCGGTGGGCCGGCGTCCCCGCGAGCCGGCGCCGCGACGAGCGGCGCGCCATGCTCGTCCGGGCCGCGTTCCGGCTGTTCGGCGAGGAGGGCGAGGCCGCCCTCACCGTCCGCGCCGTCTGCCGCGAGGCCGAGCTGCACACGCGTTACTTCTACGAGAACTTCGCCGACACCGGCGCCCTGCTCGCCGCCGTCTACGACCGGGAGGCCGCCGCCCTCGGCGAGGTCCTCGCCCGCGCCCTGGACGAGGCGGGCCCCCACCCCGACGTCCGCACCCGTGCCGGCATCCGCGGCGTGCTGAGCTTCATCAGCGAAGACCCCCGCCGGGGCCGCGTCCTGTTCGCCGAGGCGCGCGGCAACGAGGTGCTGGCCGAGCGCCGCCGCGCCGCGCAGACCGCCCTCCTGGAGGGCGTCCTCGCGATGAGCCGCGCCGAGAGCCCGCCGCTTCCCGTCGTCGTCGCCGCCACGATGTTCACCGGCGCGATGACCGAGCTGGCCCAGCAGTGGGCCGACGGCCGCCTGGGCGACGACCTCGACGCCGTCGTCGACAGCGCCGTCGAACTCTCGCTCGCCCTCCACGCCACGACCGCCCCCCACCTCCCCTCCGGGTAG
- a CDS encoding DUF5753 domain-containing protein: protein MSIVPAGRIGAALAAGLGADASAGPTMPRLVLAAHLRRLRARRGLSARAASRALGSDARLAALESGVTRCGIDDVLALCELYGVREHATRVALLELARQSHRPGWWQPYRRFIPDWFLPYVGAEQIAAVIRCYAVRYVPDLLQTAEYARAQLASAWGAGPAEEVDGRVRLRLRRQDVLHRASPASVWTVLDETALRRPVGGRATMFRQIEHLLELCELPNVTLQILPLASAGHVALGGAMTLLRLPHDDLADVVYLEQLDNAIYPDRSCERDHHRHAMNVLATRAPSPARTPLILKEMISAL, encoded by the coding sequence ATGAGCATCGTCCCGGCGGGACGGATCGGCGCCGCGCTGGCGGCCGGGCTGGGCGCCGACGCGTCGGCGGGGCCGACGATGCCGAGGCTGGTGCTGGCGGCCCACCTGCGGAGGCTGCGCGCACGGCGCGGGCTGAGCGCGCGGGCCGCGTCGCGGGCCCTCGGCTCCGACGCCAGGCTGGCCGCCCTGGAGTCCGGCGTCACGCGCTGCGGGATCGACGACGTGCTGGCGCTGTGCGAGCTGTATGGGGTGCGGGAGCATGCGACCCGGGTCGCGCTGCTGGAGCTGGCGCGGCAGTCCCACCGTCCCGGCTGGTGGCAGCCGTACCGCAGGTTCATCCCCGACTGGTTCCTGCCCTACGTCGGGGCGGAGCAGATCGCCGCCGTCATCCGCTGCTACGCCGTCCGGTACGTCCCCGACCTGCTCCAGACCGCCGAGTACGCCCGGGCCCAGCTCGCGTCGGCCTGGGGCGCGGGCCCCGCCGAGGAGGTCGACGGGCGCGTGCGGCTGCGGCTGCGGCGGCAGGACGTCCTGCACCGGGCCTCGCCCGCCAGCGTGTGGACCGTCCTCGACGAGACGGCGCTGCGCCGCCCGGTCGGCGGGCGGGCGACGATGTTCCGGCAGATCGAGCATCTGCTGGAGCTGTGCGAGCTTCCGAACGTCACGCTCCAGATCCTGCCGCTCGCGAGTGCCGGTCATGTCGCACTGGGCGGCGCCATGACGCTGCTTCGGCTTCCCCACGATGATCTGGCGGACGTCGTCTATCTCGAACAGCTGGACAACGCCATCTATCCGGACCGGTCCTGCGAACGAGATCACCATCGGCACGCCATGAACGTGCTGGCCACACGGGCGCCGTCGCCGGCCCGCACGCCGCTCATCCTGAAAGAAATGATCTCCGCATTGTGA
- a CDS encoding TetR/AcrR family transcriptional regulator produces MSLTEVAARAGVSTGRVQHYFPTKGELVEAAFERGNELSGARIRALVGGDLEGAAPRTVLTVVLTELIAHDAETRAHLRVRQSFTALALTDEAIARRMRADYERFHGQVAGLLRRDRETGLLPGRVEPGGAGVDLVALAEGLAYYVLIGLTAPEAARDRIVSAIAALYGDG; encoded by the coding sequence GTGTCGCTGACCGAGGTCGCGGCGCGGGCGGGGGTGTCGACGGGACGCGTCCAGCACTACTTCCCCACCAAGGGCGAGCTCGTCGAGGCCGCGTTCGAGCGCGGCAACGAGCTGAGCGGCGCCCGCATCAGGGCGCTCGTGGGCGGGGATCTCGAAGGCGCCGCGCCGCGCACCGTGCTCACCGTCGTCCTGACCGAGCTCATCGCCCACGACGCCGAGACGCGGGCGCATCTGCGCGTCCGCCAGTCCTTCACCGCTCTGGCCCTCACGGACGAGGCGATCGCGCGGCGCATGCGGGCGGACTACGAGCGCTTCCACGGGCAGGTCGCGGGGCTCCTTCGCAGAGACCGGGAGACCGGACTCCTGCCCGGGAGAGTGGAGCCCGGCGGCGCGGGCGTCGACCTCGTCGCGCTCGCCGAGGGCCTGGCGTACTACGTCCTGATCGGGCTCACCGCTCCGGAGGCGGCGCGCGACCGCATCGTCTCCGCGATCGCCGCCCTCTACGGAGACGGGTAG
- a CDS encoding zinc-dependent alcohol dehydrogenase family protein, whose translation MRAAVLHAPGEVRVEEIDDPEIIEPTDAVIRLTATCVCGSDLWPYRGVESVDGPVPMGHEYVGVVEEVGDQVRTVKPGQFVVGSFVASDGTCEICRAGYPSSCVHRVFMSQIGTQSERARIPWADGTLVATPDLPDLDLVPSLLAASDVLGTGWFGAVAAEAGPGRTVAVVGDGAVGLLAVLAAGRLGAERIIAMSRHEARQKLAADFGATDIVTERGDEGVARIKELTGGLGAHSVVEAVGTQESMQQAIGSARAGGHVGFVGVSHDVALSGEDLFFSQVHLHGGPAPVRRFLPELIDLIWQRKIDPGRVFDLSLPLDQAAEAYRAMDERRAVKALLSV comes from the coding sequence ATGCGCGCTGCCGTCCTGCACGCTCCGGGAGAAGTCCGGGTGGAGGAGATCGACGACCCGGAGATCATCGAGCCGACCGACGCGGTCATCCGGCTGACGGCGACCTGCGTGTGCGGCTCGGACCTGTGGCCCTACCGCGGCGTCGAATCCGTGGACGGGCCCGTCCCGATGGGGCACGAGTACGTCGGCGTGGTCGAGGAGGTCGGCGACCAGGTCAGGACCGTCAAGCCGGGCCAGTTCGTCGTGGGCTCGTTCGTGGCCTCCGACGGCACCTGCGAGATCTGCCGCGCGGGCTATCCCTCGTCCTGCGTCCACCGCGTGTTCATGTCCCAGATCGGCACCCAGTCCGAGCGCGCCCGGATCCCGTGGGCCGACGGCACCCTGGTCGCCACCCCCGATCTCCCCGACCTCGACCTGGTCCCCAGCCTTCTGGCGGCTTCGGACGTCCTCGGCACCGGCTGGTTCGGCGCGGTGGCCGCCGAGGCCGGCCCCGGCAGGACGGTCGCCGTCGTGGGCGACGGCGCGGTCGGACTGCTGGCGGTGCTGGCCGCCGGGCGGCTGGGCGCCGAGCGGATCATCGCCATGAGCCGCCACGAGGCGCGCCAGAAGCTGGCCGCCGACTTCGGCGCCACCGACATCGTCACCGAGCGCGGCGACGAGGGCGTGGCGAGGATCAAGGAGCTGACCGGCGGGCTGGGCGCGCACTCGGTCGTCGAGGCGGTCGGCACCCAGGAGTCGATGCAGCAGGCCATCGGCTCCGCCCGCGCGGGCGGCCACGTCGGCTTCGTGGGCGTCAGCCACGACGTCGCCCTCAGCGGAGAGGACCTCTTCTTCTCCCAGGTCCACCTGCACGGCGGGCCCGCCCCGGTGCGCCGCTTCCTGCCCGAGCTGATCGACCTGATCTGGCAGCGGAAGATCGACCCGGGCAGGGTCTTCGACCTCAGCCTCCCCCTGGACCAGGCCGCCGAGGCCTACAGGGCGATGGACGAGCGCCGCGCCGTCAAGGCCCTCCTCAGCGTGTGA
- a CDS encoding acyl-CoA dehydrogenase, which produces MAIAISDEHRELARTARSFLRDQEARAGNRALLDAEKEPLPAFWAEFAALGLLGLHLPEEHGGGGAGLPELVVVAEELGRAAAPGPMLPTMIASAVLAASGDGEQRGRLLPGLASGATPAALGLDGALTVAGGAATGDAGVVLGGGLAELLVLPAGDDMVVVRAGAPGVAVEVPGNLDPSRRSARVRLDGAAVEVLAGARAHATAVARTLMSAEAVGGALECVETATAYAKVRQQFGRPIATFQAVKHHCANMLVAAELATAAVWDAARAASGPSDQFELAAAVAAALALPAFTSNAGLNIQVHGGIGFTWEHDAHLLLRRAATLEAVAGPHGAERDVTRLRAAGVVREASLDLPPEAEARRAEIRGLAREIAALPRAEQRERLIETGYVQPHWPRPWGVEASAGLQLVIEDEFRAAGVKRPQLGITSWVILTLVQHGTQDQIDRWVRPALTGEEVWCQLFSEPDAGSDAAAVRTRAVKVDGGWLVNGQKVWTSGAQYCRWGFATVRTDPDAPKHSGVTMVVVDMHHPGVEVRPLRQTTGTSDFNEVFFSDVLVPDADVVGNPNQGWTVARATLGNERVSIGGGVGGPPGPDVFRLYAERGDRVPAAAERVGAHAAEEQALRLLNLRSAERAVAGGEPGPEGNITKLVLAEHGHATAALLAEFAGPETAFTEGLGQAAGLMRLGSRGMSIAGGTSEITRNQIAERILGLPRDPLIR; this is translated from the coding sequence ATGGCGATCGCCATCAGCGACGAACACCGCGAGCTGGCACGGACGGCGCGCTCGTTCCTGCGCGACCAGGAGGCGCGGGCGGGCAACCGCGCGCTGCTGGACGCCGAGAAGGAGCCCCTGCCCGCCTTCTGGGCGGAGTTCGCCGCGCTGGGACTGCTCGGACTGCACCTTCCCGAGGAGCACGGCGGCGGGGGCGCGGGCCTGCCGGAGCTGGTCGTGGTCGCCGAGGAGCTCGGCCGCGCCGCCGCGCCCGGCCCGATGCTGCCGACGATGATCGCGTCCGCGGTGCTCGCCGCGTCGGGGGACGGGGAGCAGCGGGGCCGGCTCCTGCCCGGCCTCGCGTCGGGCGCGACCCCGGCGGCCCTCGGGCTGGACGGCGCGCTCACCGTGGCCGGCGGCGCCGCCACCGGGGACGCGGGCGTCGTGCTGGGCGGCGGCCTCGCGGAACTGCTCGTCCTGCCCGCCGGTGACGACATGGTCGTCGTGCGGGCCGGCGCGCCGGGCGTCGCGGTCGAGGTGCCCGGCAACCTGGACCCGTCCCGCCGCTCCGCGCGCGTGAGGCTGGACGGCGCCGCCGTGGAGGTCCTCGCCGGGGCCCGCGCGCACGCGACCGCCGTCGCCCGGACGCTGATGTCCGCCGAGGCGGTCGGCGGCGCGCTGGAGTGCGTCGAGACCGCCACCGCGTACGCCAAGGTGCGGCAGCAGTTCGGGCGGCCGATCGCGACGTTCCAGGCGGTCAAGCACCACTGCGCGAACATGCTCGTCGCCGCGGAGCTGGCCACGGCCGCGGTGTGGGACGCGGCGCGGGCCGCGTCCGGTCCGTCCGACCAGTTCGAGCTGGCCGCGGCCGTGGCGGCGGCGCTCGCCCTGCCCGCCTTCACCTCCAACGCGGGCCTGAACATCCAGGTGCACGGCGGCATCGGCTTCACCTGGGAGCACGACGCGCACCTGCTGCTGCGCCGGGCCGCGACGCTGGAGGCCGTCGCCGGCCCGCACGGCGCGGAGCGGGACGTGACCCGGCTGCGGGCGGCCGGGGTCGTCCGGGAGGCGAGCCTCGACCTGCCGCCCGAGGCCGAGGCGCGGCGCGCGGAGATCCGCGGGCTGGCCCGGGAGATCGCCGCGCTGCCCCGGGCCGAGCAGCGCGAGAGGCTCATCGAGACCGGTTACGTCCAGCCGCACTGGCCGCGCCCCTGGGGCGTGGAGGCGAGCGCCGGGCTGCAACTGGTCATCGAGGACGAGTTCCGCGCCGCGGGCGTGAAGCGCCCCCAGCTCGGCATCACGAGCTGGGTGATCCTCACGCTCGTCCAGCACGGCACCCAGGACCAGATCGACCGGTGGGTGCGCCCGGCGCTCACCGGCGAGGAGGTCTGGTGCCAGCTGTTCAGCGAGCCCGACGCGGGGTCGGACGCGGCGGCCGTCAGGACCCGCGCCGTCAAGGTGGACGGCGGCTGGCTGGTCAACGGCCAGAAGGTGTGGACGAGCGGCGCCCAGTACTGCCGCTGGGGCTTCGCCACCGTCCGCACCGACCCCGACGCGCCGAAGCACTCCGGCGTCACGATGGTCGTCGTCGACATGCACCACCCCGGTGTGGAGGTCCGGCCGCTGCGCCAGACGACCGGCACCTCCGACTTCAACGAGGTGTTCTTCTCCGACGTCCTCGTCCCCGACGCCGACGTCGTCGGGAACCCCAACCAGGGGTGGACGGTCGCCCGCGCCACCCTCGGCAACGAGCGGGTCAGCATCGGCGGCGGCGTCGGGGGCCCGCCCGGACCCGACGTGTTCCGGCTCTACGCCGAGCGCGGCGACCGCGTCCCGGCGGCGGCCGAGCGCGTCGGCGCCCACGCCGCCGAGGAGCAGGCCCTGCGCCTGCTCAACCTGCGGTCCGCCGAGCGCGCGGTCGCGGGCGGCGAGCCGGGCCCCGAGGGCAACATCACCAAGCTCGTCCTCGCCGAGCACGGCCACGCCACCGCCGCACTCCTCGCCGAGTTCGCCGGGCCCGAGACCGCGTTCACCGAGGGCCTCGGGCAGGCCGCGGGCCTGATGCGCCTCGGGTCCCGCGGCATGTCGATCGCGGGCGGCACCTCCGAGATCACCCGCAACCAGATCGCCGAGCGCATCCTCGGCCTGCCCCGCGACCCGCTGATCCGGTAG
- a CDS encoding SAM-dependent methyltransferase gives MDDSRAPHPPPVPEIDTTVSHSARIWDYWLGGKENYAVDRELGDQIAAVLPDIVEQARADRLFLGRAVRFLAGEAGVRQFLDIGTGLPTADNTHEVAQRVAPDARVVYVDNDPLVLAHARALLTSTPEGATDYLDADLREAETVLRGARATLDLTEPVAITMLGVLWHITDDAEALDIVRRLMAGTAPGSYLAIAHPTIEITGERMAAAIREWNRFGKPPGIHRTPRQIENLFRGLELVEPGVVSCTRWRPEATPFGEPEEMDQFCGVARKPAGS, from the coding sequence TTGGACGACTCGCGAGCGCCGCATCCACCCCCGGTCCCAGAGATCGACACCACGGTGTCGCATTCGGCGCGGATCTGGGATTACTGGCTGGGCGGCAAAGAGAACTACGCGGTCGATCGCGAGCTCGGCGACCAGATAGCGGCGGTGCTGCCCGACATCGTGGAGCAGGCCCGCGCCGACCGGCTCTTCCTCGGCAGGGCGGTGCGCTTTCTGGCCGGCGAGGCGGGCGTCCGGCAGTTCCTCGACATCGGGACGGGGCTGCCCACCGCCGACAACACCCACGAGGTCGCCCAGCGCGTGGCGCCGGACGCGAGGGTCGTCTACGTCGACAACGACCCGCTGGTACTGGCGCACGCGAGGGCCCTGCTGACCAGTACTCCCGAGGGCGCCACCGACTACCTGGACGCCGACCTGCGCGAGGCGGAGACCGTCCTGCGCGGCGCCCGGGCGACGCTCGACCTCACCGAGCCGGTCGCGATCACGATGCTCGGCGTGCTGTGGCACATCACCGACGATGCCGAGGCGCTCGACATCGTCCGCAGGCTGATGGCGGGAACGGCGCCCGGCAGTTACCTCGCCATCGCACATCCGACGATCGAGATCACCGGTGAGAGGATGGCGGCGGCGATCCGGGAGTGGAACAGGTTCGGCAAGCCGCCCGGCATTCACCGCACGCCCCGGCAGATCGAGAATCTGTTCCGGGGGCTGGAGCTCGTCGAACCCGGCGTCGTTTCCTGCACCCGATGGCGTCCGGAGGCGACGCCGTTCGGGGAGCCCGAGGAAATGGACCAGTTCTGCGGCGTCGCGCGCAAGCCCGCCGGGTCATGA